A window of Glycine soja cultivar W05 chromosome 13, ASM419377v2, whole genome shotgun sequence genomic DNA:
AATTAAAATACTCCAAAACTTaacttattttgaatttatagtATATGTGATCTTGCTATACATAAGTTTCACTTCAACGTTTTATTATAATCAGGAGTGACATGgatagaaaagaaataaaaacgaaaaaaaaagatacaaaaagaagtaaagtaaaaaagatattttatttaaattgatcgaaataaaaagaaaaactggAGAATTGTTTTCCTACTTATTTAAATGagtggaaaagaaaataaaaagaaataaatatgttatttaaaaatattttataccaattaaAAACAACTTTTTTACGTTACGGTTGCTTTAACataaaattagatatttttatgttttaaaaattattaatttttttaaaagaaattaaaacaaaaaataaaaccaatatTTATTAATAGGTCCACAAGAAATAAAATGCTTTAAATCATTTTACTCAAACTTAAAAAAGTACTTTTTTACAGGTCccacaaaaattattttccttccTTTCTATTTATCTtcttaaacaaataataaaatttgatatttttatctcatttttcttgtttttttttatgttattccatttcattttcaaGAAGGAAAGTAagattatgtttgattttagaggagagaaatagaataaataaaaataaaaaagagataatttgaaaaataagaaataatgtaaaaataaaatgacatgTTATATTGTTtggttttaagaaaaataggtaagaaatacaacataaataatattgtaaagtTGTTggatataaatgagataagaaAGAGAGAATCTAGatttttgttctaaaaaaataatttctgttGCCTAAATATAACCTGATAATTAgataatcaaagaaaaaaattcttaaaaaaattaatttcttacaaattgattttgtggcctaaaaaattaattttactacaaccggaaagaaaaaaaattgatgttacgGATCTCACAACTTGTAACTTTACTTTCTCTAAAATCATCACAACCAAACTCGCATACTTCATTTCCGTCCACCGGTAATTCATTCCATCTTTTGCAAACCGAACACAGCCTAGAAGACAAATCTCATTATTCCCAgtatatactaaaattaaaaataaaccaattcttatttgctttttttaaaaaacaacacTTGCAGTTAAAAATGTACATAATACCTTAATTTCACACTCAACTTGATGTTGAAGAAGATTCCTCAATTATTTAATGTAACCCAACTGTACAAGACAGACACGAAGGGGGGGCCTTCACTCTGAACCAAATACCATAGTCTTCTCTTTGTCCGTGACAAAACAGTtcccacaaaaaaaagaaaaaagaaaaaagaaaagcactaaaaaaaaaatgaagaagggTTTCTCCCTTGTGCTGCTGATTCTTCTGATCCAGTACAACAACGTTGTCAacgccaacaacaacaaaaactgtGTCACAGAGGATTGCCTCATCGGCAACAAGGATTTGGAATCAGAGTTCTACTTTGGATCCCATGTGGCCAGAATGCTCTACGATGTGAGCCAATCTGTGAGTGGCAAAACAggcaataaaaataacaaagctGTTAATTGTCCAAATAAGCAAGGCTACCGAAGCTGCTTGCCTTCCAAAAACGGTGGTGGCCCTAAGCAAAGTTGTGGCGATTACACCAGGGTTTGCTAAGAACTCGTTCCAACCCTTGTGATTTCATTTCTGATTTTTAAGATTGTGATATGATGGAATCTTATTTATGTCaatttgtttagtttaatttccatatgttattgttttttttaatattaagtcAGGTACCAGAAAATTTGCATCAATTCACACTCATGAGTCACCTGAACAAGAACTAGACCTGGTTTTATTGTTTGTATCACTGTatgtaatatttaatgttttcgGTTCATACTTTTGTTGCGGTTGTATTGTTGTTGTGTATCATCTGTGCCATTAGTTTATTTGATGTTGATAAGAATAATTCCATGTGAGATgggaaataataatatattattgccTGCAGAGATTtctggattttttttgttttccgtaCTTGTTTGATTTAAGTTTTGCAAATCCTGATTTGTGTTCAAATCAAAACTGTGTGTATCTCTCTCTCCTTTGAGGATTTCTCAGTGGTTCATGGTTCTggagaaattgaaattaagaTGAAGATAGGTAGAAGAAACTGTCGTAACCATAGGTGGTTGAAGACCAATGGAATTTCAGACCGGCATCTTAAGTGATCTCATCCCCTGGTTTTTGACTGACCCaagatataaattttataaaaagagtggaaaagaaaataaataaaaataatctgcattttttttatgtatgaacAGAATCTTAATATTATATGTATACTTTAAggttaaatagttattttttattctaaatatgTATAGAATGTTATAAATTCATccttcaaaatgaaaattcaaattttaattttccaaagtgaaaaaaatacaataaatttattcatttgttgattTATATTCGTTATGAAAGAACTTATGTGGCATATTCATGgaagaaaatgattatttatttaaaatataatttaattttcattttttttctttttttatcgttACAAGTATAACATTATAatcaatacttaaaaaataagaaagtaaacataaattagaacaaacataataataaatattatattgattaataaacataatttatttgttattttgaaatttctaatgtaaTAATACTTTACTCAAAATATgagattcaaataaaaatgcacaatcattaaattaatctttataaaaaatgagaCTCAAATTGATTTTATCACTACTTAATGTTGTCATAATAAAAATTTCGGAGCAATAGACATGttatgtttattaatcaatattatacttattattatatttgttctaTCTTATATTtgctttcttatttttaagtattttattttaatgttatgtttgcaactattaaaaaatgaaaaagatgaaaattaaattatatttttaagtaaataattatttccgTCCCTAAACGTGTAGATGAATTTATTATGTGGACTCTTTCATTAACGATAATAGATTGAAGTTAACATATAGATGAATTTATTACACTTTTTGACTTTTTGATGActacaatttaaattttcatcttttgtgAATAAATTTATCAGTATTctatatatttaagaataaaaataattatttacccaTACTTTAAAGGATCATTAGTTTGGCAAATGAACTTGAACTTAAGATTGAGTCATGCAATTAGAATGAaatcttttaatttcatttattttgtttggtgtgtatattttaaaattgccTTTCAGATTCTAAGTTCAATTTCGTAACATTGAAAAATAGTTAGTTTATatcaaacttaatttttaatttagatacTAAGAATTGTAATtaagacaaaattaaatttaatacttCATATATGCTTTTTTACAGCAATACTTTCATTCTTTTGAGAAAAaagttaagtattttttttctaaatgtgGATAAGAATAATTCCATGTGAGATGAGAAATAGCAATATATTATAGAactaaataggcaatttagtctcTGACTTTGTACTCATTTTGTATATTAGTCTCtaacttaatgttaaatttaaaatagtccctatctttgcataagttttgcaaaatagtcattccgttaaattttaaagtaacgctgttagtgaggtcaattttagtgtcacgtGGACTATCCAATGTGGCACTAAAAGATGACACGGCATGGCACGTGCACGTGCCTCTTAAAAGAAGTCATAtcatttgatgataataaaacgagtaaataggcaatttagtccctcacattgtacccattttgcatattagtctctatctttgcataagtgttgcaaaatagtctttaagttaaattttaaaataacactCTTAGTGAGAtcaattttagtgtcacgtcatttgatgatgataaaaTGTGTGACTTCTTCAAATCTGATGGTTCTGAATCAATTGAGGCacatataagaaaaagaatccacacacacttgcacaaataaaaagaaccaaaaatccaCATCAACAACCTTATCTCTACAGTCGTCAACACCAATGGGCGAGGTCAGCATAACCattctcttttcctcttttttttttcaattaccatcaatgtatcattctgggttctgattttttttttgtgtgtgtgttctgaataggaagagaaaaaaccagaggaaaacaaagcggaggaagaagaaaagaaagaagaagagaaaaaaccaaAGGAATCAAAAGATGAGAAGGAATCCAAGGAAGAATCTACGCTACCAGAAATCATGCAAGACATAACGTTCACCCATTGGTGTTGACAGCTGCAGAGATAAGGTTGTTGCTGTagatttttggttctttttatttgtgcaagtgtgtgtgagttctttttcttatatgtGCCTCAATTGATTCAAATTTGAAGAAGCCACTCAttttatcatcatcaaatgacgtggtACTAAAATTGACTTCACTAATAgtgttacttttaaatttaacttaaggactattttgcaacacttatgcaaagatagggactaatatgcaaaatgagTATAATGTCAGGAACTAAATTGtctatttactcgttttgttatcatcaaatgacgtaaCATCTTTTAAGAGACACGTGTCCACGTGTCATGacacgtcatcctttagtgtcacgtccacgtggcactaaaattaaCCTTACTAAcaacgttactttaaaatttaacggaaggattattttgcaaaacttatgcaaagataaagactattttgaatttagcaTTAAATTagagactaatatgcaaaagGGATATAAAGTCAAAGACTAAATtgtctatttaatttatattatagcCTGCAGAGATTtctggattttttttgttttccgtaCTTGTTAGTCTATGGTTCtggaaaaattgaaattaaaaggaagatGTACCCAGAAGAAACTGTCATAATCATAGAAGAAACTGTCATAATCATGGATGGGATTGAGAGTTTCTCCctattattattaatactaAACTAAGATTTATTAAAGGTATTAgtggaaaataataattaatattgtattgaaaatacttattttgaaataagtttttttaagtataatacTTATCTTCGGACGAAAAGAATAACATCATTCTTTTGATggtctcaataaaaaaaaagttaattcaaTAAAAGAGACGTGTGTTTTTCTTCAACAAATTTTAAGCCACgattttacaaaacaaaaatattagtgGTGAAGAAACTTCGTTTGGTTTGGTGTTAGATTTTTTAGTGGCACGGAAGCAACCATTGTCGCTATGCCTTCGTCAGTTCGTGATGTTCTGCAATCACTTAGAATCTTTTGACCATCATCGTTACCAACATCACTCTCAACCACCATATTTGTTAGACTCCTTCAACCTCGACCTCCGCTGTAGAATTTTAGGATCCATTTGGTAAAAAGAGATAGGTgacaaataaaatagataaaataggaaaaataaatagaaataggcgagaaatataataaaaaatgtatttggtTTTAGAGAAttctaaaagaaatatgaaaaggaTATGAAATAAATTGTATATTTGAACAAGATTTGGTTgagatataaaacaaaaatgttttcatcttgacaaatttttatggagacataatattaaaatatgttttcattgcATATCTTGGTAAGTTGTTGTTCGATATACAAGAAAAATATGTTTCTGTTGTGTATTTCGGTAAAATCTtgttaacatatataataaaaatatgcttTTCATATGTATCTCGATAAGAcacaattatgaaaaaaatatttttattgatatctggacaaaattttattgatataacaaaaatttgtttttgttgtataaTGGAGCTGTTAAATGTCAGAGTTgttttcgtaaaaaaaaaaactaaaagaaaaagtggACGGATTTAATAATAATGTAGAGTGTGCCAATAGTAATGCCCACTCAAAATTAATGTAACCCGAGCAATAAACGTCACAAATCATTCCTGGACCCCGGATCCAATAGTGTACGAAAAGAACTCAATAAGTACTTTCTGTTTACATCTTCTATTTTGTGCTACGCACATCCCAtctccctttttatatttttccctacCATATTTACCCTTTTAAACCCTTATCTTACACCCATCTTTTTCTTAAGTCTTGATATTCAACGAAGACTATTAGGATTTTTTAAAGAGGACAATCCAaacatacatataaaaaatcttttggTATTCAAAAGTAAGCGGGGTGTATTCAATTGGGATTTCAAAGAATTTTagaagacttttttttataaaaaaaaattatgtggtattcaatcaaaattttaaaagattaaaaaaaatcttatgatattcaatcaagactgtcaaaaaaatttaatcgtTAATTAACCtaaccaaatattttaatttacatgTTAGGTTAGGTTAACATTTATAATACaatactaatttaaaaaaaatatattcaagtgTTATGACTTTATTTGTCTTTGCTTTAGTAGTGCACTCATGGAATGTTGAATTAGTGGAAGACTTATTGTGGATTGCTTAGTTCCAAGACGCACTAGGGTGTAGtggaagaaaagagagaaacctAACTGATACAAATAGAAGAAGAAGCCGCTACTAGTGAACCATAGTCTCTCCTTTgttagagaaaacaaaaagtggTCAACAAAAAATGAAGGGTCTTCTCCTTGTGTTGATGATCATTCTGATCCACTACAAAGTTGTAAATGCCAACTACAATAAGGAGTGTGCCACAGAAAATTGCCTTATTGGCAACGATTTGGAATCAGAATTCTCCTTTGGTTCCCGTGTGGCCAGAATGCTCTATGATGTGAGTCAATCTGTGAGTGGCAAAACAGGCAATAGCAACAACAAAGCTGTTAATTGCACGCAAACCAAAGATTACCGTAGCTGCTTGCCACCCAAAAACGGAGGTGGCCCTAACCAACGTTGTGGTGATTACACCAGGAATTGCTAAGACGACCATGTATGAtctttaatataatttcatttctGATTTTATAGTTGATGTGGAATCTcaacttgtttaatttttatg
This region includes:
- the LOC114382371 gene encoding uncharacterized protein LOC114382371, with the protein product MKKGFSLVLLILLIQYNNVVNANNNKNCVTEDCLIGNKDLESEFYFGSHVARMLYDVSQSVSGKTGNKNNKAVNCPNKQGYRSCLPSKNGGGPKQSCGDYTRVC